The Enterococcus rotai genome includes a window with the following:
- a CDS encoding iron-containing alcohol dehydrogenase family protein, which produces MNQSLIVRGAPQEYECRVGAWDDLEEHLNRRKLKRVMILHGRDSWEAAKSYFPTLVNIDAQFVDYGGACTDEKTVELKQQFEQAGLEGIIAVGGGKIADLGKAVANQCNTPILILPTLAATCAAYTPLSVIYKTDGSMDRYDVFAQSNALVLIEPKVILDSPIELMIAGIGDTVAKWYEADAMISQLAVQPIEIQVSAFAAKKCRDVLLADSQEALVAMKQKKINQAFLNVVETNILLGGMVGGFGDDYGRTAGAHSIHDALTILPESHQQLHGNKVAYGVFVQLVIENKWSEIKQLIPFYHSLDLPISLKGMNMNLSEDDYQRIAERAAEPHETIHYMKEKITPEIVKTAMMELETAMSDK; this is translated from the coding sequence ATGAATCAATCATTGATCGTTAGAGGAGCGCCACAGGAATATGAATGCCGTGTTGGTGCTTGGGATGATTTAGAAGAACATTTAAATAGAAGAAAGCTTAAACGTGTTATGATTTTACATGGTCGAGATTCTTGGGAAGCGGCCAAATCCTATTTTCCTACATTAGTGAATATTGATGCACAATTTGTAGATTATGGTGGAGCCTGTACAGATGAGAAAACAGTCGAATTAAAACAACAATTTGAACAAGCAGGTTTAGAAGGAATTATCGCAGTTGGTGGCGGGAAAATTGCAGATTTAGGTAAAGCGGTGGCAAACCAATGTAATACACCTATCTTGATTTTACCTACATTAGCTGCAACATGTGCGGCGTATACACCACTAAGTGTGATCTATAAAACAGATGGTTCTATGGATCGCTATGATGTATTTGCTCAAAGTAATGCATTGGTTTTGATCGAACCTAAAGTTATTCTTGATTCACCTATTGAATTGATGATTGCAGGTATTGGTGATACTGTGGCTAAATGGTATGAAGCAGATGCGATGATTTCGCAATTAGCGGTACAGCCAATCGAAATCCAGGTTTCTGCTTTTGCAGCCAAAAAATGTCGAGATGTTTTACTGGCTGACAGTCAAGAGGCGCTTGTTGCTATGAAGCAGAAAAAAATCAATCAAGCTTTTTTAAATGTAGTGGAGACGAATATCTTACTTGGCGGAATGGTTGGTGGCTTTGGTGATGATTATGGGCGGACTGCTGGGGCACATTCAATTCATGATGCATTGACGATTTTACCTGAAAGTCACCAACAGCTACATGGTAATAAAGTGGCTTACGGTGTTTTTGTTCAGTTAGTGATCGAAAATAAATGGTCAGAAATCAAACAACTAATTCCGTTTTATCACAGTCTTGATTTACCAATTTCTTTAAAAGGGATGAATATGAATTTATCAGAGGATGATTATCAGCGCATTGCTGAACGTGCTGCTGAGCCGCATGAAACGATTCATTATATGAAAGAAAAGATTACGCCTGAAATTGTGAAAACAGCAATGATGGAACTTGAAACAGCAATGAGCGATAAATAA
- a CDS encoding post-transcriptional regulator, translating into MHSVGFRKRARTIEKLSWHQKFLLKKELKIKCRSFQQLGYSSVNETELMNYLVSYRWKKQAPPSIKACREDILHIEPNEFFDYQQLIAQTSSLTIKDWQDLTDLF; encoded by the coding sequence ATACATAGTGTAGGTTTTAGAAAGAGGGCGAGAACCATCGAAAAGTTATCTTGGCACCAAAAATTCTTATTAAAAAAAGAATTAAAAATAAAATGCCGTTCTTTTCAGCAGCTTGGTTATTCATCAGTTAACGAGACAGAATTGATGAACTATCTTGTTTCTTATCGTTGGAAAAAGCAAGCTCCACCATCGATCAAAGCGTGTCGAGAAGACATTTTACATATTGAGCCAAACGAATTTTTTGATTACCAGCAACTAATTGCACAAACAAGTAGTCTGACAATCAAGGATTGGCAAGACCTAACGGATCTATTCTAA
- the tgt gene encoding tRNA guanosine(34) transglycosylase Tgt, with protein sequence MTEPAIRYRLIKKEKHTGARLGEIITPHGTFPTPMFMPVGTLATVKTMSPEDLKEMGAGVILSNTYHLWLRPGDDLIAEAGGLHKFMNWDQPILTDSGGFQVFSLSDMRKITEEGVHFRHHLNGSKLFLSPEKAINIQNNLGSDIMMSFDECPPFDESYDYVKKSIERTSRWAERGLKAHANPDRQGLFGIIQGAGFEDLRRQSAKDLISMDFPGYSIGGLSVGEPKAEMNRVLDFTTPLIPDNKPRYLMGVGTADSLIDGVIRGIDMFDCVLPTRIARNGTCMTSKGRLVVKNAQYARDFRPLDEKCDCYTCKNYTRAYIRHLIKADETFGIRLTSYHNLYFLLNLMKQVRQAIMDDNLLEFRQAFFEEYGFNKENAKSF encoded by the coding sequence ATGACAGAACCAGCCATTCGTTATCGTTTAATAAAGAAAGAAAAACATACTGGTGCCCGTTTAGGGGAGATCATCACCCCCCACGGAACATTTCCAACACCAATGTTTATGCCTGTAGGAACGTTAGCGACAGTAAAAACCATGTCACCAGAAGACTTAAAAGAAATGGGGGCCGGAGTGATTTTGAGCAATACCTATCATTTATGGCTACGTCCCGGCGATGATTTAATTGCAGAAGCTGGTGGCTTACATAAATTTATGAATTGGGATCAACCGATTTTAACAGATTCTGGCGGTTTCCAAGTATTCTCATTAAGTGATATGCGTAAAATCACAGAGGAAGGGGTTCATTTTAGACATCATTTAAATGGGTCTAAATTATTCCTTTCACCAGAAAAAGCAATCAATATTCAAAATAATCTAGGCTCTGATATTATGATGAGTTTTGATGAGTGTCCGCCGTTTGATGAAAGCTATGATTATGTGAAGAAATCAATTGAGCGTACGTCACGCTGGGCAGAACGTGGATTGAAAGCTCACGCCAACCCAGATCGTCAAGGATTGTTTGGTATCATTCAAGGTGCTGGATTTGAAGATCTGCGACGCCAAAGTGCCAAAGATTTGATCAGTATGGATTTTCCAGGCTATTCGATCGGTGGTTTATCCGTTGGGGAACCAAAAGCTGAGATGAATCGTGTCTTGGACTTTACAACGCCTTTAATTCCTGATAATAAGCCAAGATACCTAATGGGAGTTGGAACAGCTGATTCGTTGATTGATGGGGTCATTCGTGGGATTGATATGTTTGACTGTGTATTGCCAACGAGAATTGCTAGAAATGGGACTTGTATGACCTCTAAAGGTCGACTTGTCGTTAAAAATGCGCAGTACGCAAGAGATTTCCGTCCGCTAGATGAGAAATGTGATTGCTATACGTGTAAAAATTATACTCGTGCTTATATCCGTCACTTGATCAAAGCGGATGAAACATTTGGTATCCGTTTAACTTCTTATCATAACTTGTATTTCCTATTGAATTTGATGAAACAAGTCCGTCAAGCGATCATGGATGACAATCTACTAGAATTTAGACAAGCATTTTTTGAAGAATATGGGTTTAACAAAGAGAATGCGAAAAGTTTCTAA
- the yajC gene encoding preprotein translocase subunit YajC — MGGGLSFILPLILLAGMMFFMTRSQKKQQNERQSLLEAMKVGDNIVTIGGLHGVISEIDNDKKTVLIDCEGIILEFDRAAIKTVKPGTVVTNDSSVTVVETEETVVEEPTVTITSENNETKE; from the coding sequence ATGGGCGGAGGACTTTCGTTTATTTTACCATTAATTCTTTTAGCTGGAATGATGTTTTTTATGACACGTTCCCAAAAGAAACAACAAAATGAACGTCAATCACTTTTAGAAGCAATGAAAGTGGGCGATAATATTGTAACAATCGGTGGATTACATGGCGTGATCTCTGAAATCGACAATGACAAAAAAACTGTATTGATCGATTGTGAAGGAATCATCCTTGAATTTGATCGTGCAGCAATCAAAACTGTAAAACCAGGTACTGTGGTTACAAATGACAGTAGCGTTACAGTTGTTGAGACAGAAGAAACAGTTGTTGAAGAACCAACTGTAACAATAACTTCTGAAAACAACGAAACGAAAGAATAA
- a CDS encoding ABC transporter substrate-binding protein/permease has protein sequence MKLCKKTLAIIIPILLVLLTFLPVTTALAEEKDPVYDSVMKRGELIVGLSADYAPYEFHADVDGKDQVVGFDISIAQKIADDLGVKLKIEELGFDALLGALKTGKIDLIISGMAPTPERLQEVNFSTPYMTVQQKVVVRKDDKDLFQSTKDFDGVKVGVQKQTTQEELAKTELVGSIPTSLQKVPDIIMNLKNKKVDAAVLEGPVAEAYVDRDKALTFADVTFEQGQKDAAVAIPKNAPVLEQKVNASIKTINDNNLLDGYKKEAGKLMFTDDQSFLGKYGKFYISGAGYTIFLAFMGVLFGAILGGLLALMKLSKSKILRGIAICYIEYVRGTPLLVQIFIVYFGTGVLGLDLSKIAAGCIALALNSGAYVAEIVRAGINAVNKGQLEAARSLGMNQPQAMRYIILPQAIKNILPALGNEFVTVIKESSVVSVIGVSELIFQAGNVQGASFKPFLPYLVVSLIYFVLTFTISRLLGVAERRMNTSD, from the coding sequence ATGAAACTATGTAAAAAAACCTTAGCCATTATTATTCCCATATTGCTGGTATTACTCACTTTTCTACCAGTAACAACCGCTCTAGCCGAAGAGAAAGATCCGGTCTACGACAGCGTCATGAAACGTGGTGAATTGATCGTTGGACTATCTGCTGACTATGCACCGTATGAATTCCATGCAGATGTTGATGGTAAAGACCAAGTCGTTGGTTTTGACATCTCAATCGCACAAAAAATCGCAGATGATCTAGGTGTCAAATTAAAAATTGAAGAACTGGGTTTTGATGCATTATTAGGTGCATTAAAAACTGGTAAAATCGATTTAATTATTTCAGGCATGGCACCCACTCCTGAACGTCTCCAAGAAGTTAATTTTTCAACACCGTATATGACCGTTCAGCAAAAAGTTGTGGTTAGAAAAGACGACAAAGATCTATTCCAATCAACAAAAGATTTTGACGGGGTAAAAGTTGGTGTTCAAAAGCAAACCACTCAAGAAGAGCTGGCAAAAACAGAATTAGTCGGTTCGATTCCAACCTCTTTACAAAAAGTACCCGACATCATTATGAACTTAAAAAATAAAAAAGTTGATGCTGCAGTTTTAGAAGGTCCAGTTGCTGAAGCTTATGTCGATCGTGATAAAGCCTTAACTTTCGCTGATGTTACGTTCGAACAAGGACAAAAAGATGCAGCGGTAGCCATTCCTAAAAATGCTCCTGTTTTAGAGCAAAAAGTCAACGCTTCGATCAAAACGATCAATGACAATAATTTATTAGATGGTTATAAAAAAGAAGCAGGTAAATTGATGTTTACAGATGATCAAAGCTTCCTTGGTAAATACGGTAAATTTTATATCAGTGGTGCGGGCTATACGATTTTCTTAGCCTTTATGGGTGTATTATTTGGTGCCATACTAGGTGGTTTACTCGCCTTAATGAAGCTTTCTAAATCCAAAATTTTACGTGGTATTGCGATCTGCTACATTGAATATGTTCGTGGAACACCTTTATTAGTCCAAATCTTTATTGTTTATTTTGGTACAGGCGTATTGGGTCTTGATTTATCAAAAATCGCTGCTGGTTGTATCGCTCTTGCATTAAATAGTGGTGCTTATGTTGCTGAAATCGTTCGTGCTGGAATCAACGCTGTTAATAAAGGACAATTAGAAGCAGCTCGTTCTCTGGGCATGAATCAACCACAAGCCATGCGCTACATTATTTTACCGCAAGCAATCAAAAATATCTTACCTGCACTAGGAAATGAATTTGTAACAGTCATTAAAGAGTCTTCTGTGGTTTCTGTTATCGGGGTTTCAGAATTGATTTTCCAAGCCGGCAATGTTCAAGGTGCCAGCTTTAAACCGTTCTTACCTTATCTAGTGGTATCATTGATTTACTTTGTTTTAACCTTTACCATTTCTCGCCTACTAGGTGTTGCTGAAAGGAGAATGAATACTAGTGATTAA